A single region of the Manihot esculenta cultivar AM560-2 chromosome 12, M.esculenta_v8, whole genome shotgun sequence genome encodes:
- the LOC122721259 gene encoding mogroside IE synthase-like — MENDQRAWSAHALAFPFPAQGHINPVLQFCKRLVSKGIKATLVTTRFLSKSIHVDPSSNIDLETISDGFDEGGHAQAESVEAYVSTFKAVGSETLANLIRKLNDSGHPVNALIYDGTFPWALDVAKEFGLLKVMFCTQSCAVSIVAYHVQRGLLRVPLSGPVVSIPGLPLMEAADTPSFIYDLSTYTAFYDVLVNQFINIDETDWILHSSFHKMEEEVVDWMAKRWKLRTIGPTVPSMYLDKRIESDKSYAINLFKPNASACINWLHAKPVASVVYVSFGSVAELGVEQTRELAWGLKGSNCYFLWVVRATELFKLPENFVEETKEKGLVVTWCPQLEVLTHEAIGCFLTHCGFNSVLEALSLGVPMVAVPQWSDQPTNAKYVEDVWKMGIRAKPDEEGIVRREVVEVCLREVMEGEKAKEIRDNARNWKRLSKEAIDEGGTSDKNIDEFVAALLGKTILGNCDFI, encoded by the exons ATGGAAAACGATCAAAGGGCCTGGTCGGCTCATGCCTTAGCCTTCCCTTTTCCTGCACAGGGACACATAAACCCAGTTCTTCAATTCTGTAAGCGCTTAGTCTCCAAAGGAATCAAGGCCACACTTGTCACCACTAGATTTCTCAGCAAATCCATCCACGTAGACCCCAGTAGCAACATCGATCTTGAAACCATTTCTGATGGCTTCGATGAGGGTGGCCACGCACAGGCCGAGAGCGTGGAGGCCTACGTATCAACATTCAAAGCTGTAGGATCAGAAACCTTAGCAAATTTGATCAGGAAACTGAATGATTCTGGTCACCCTGTTAATGCCCTTATATATGATGGGACCTTCCCTTGGGCACTCGATGTAGCCAAGGAGTTTGGACTTCTGAAAGTTATGTTTTGCACTCAATCTTGTGCAGTCAGCATTGTAGCTTACCATGTTCAGAGAGGTCTCCTTCGGGTGCCACTTTCAGGGCCAGTCGTTTCAATTCCTGGACTGCCGTTGATGGAAGCTGCAGATACGCCATCTTTTATATATGATCTCAGTACATACACTGCTTTCTATGATGTGTTGGTTAATCAGTTCATTAATATTGATGAGACTGATTGGATACTTCATAGCTCTTTTCATAAAATGGAGGAagag GTGGTGGATTGGATGGCAAAACGGTGGAAATTGAGAACGATAGGGCCAACAGTTCCGTCCATGTACTTGGATAAAAGAATTGAAAGCGATAAAAGCTATGCTATCAATCTCTTTAAGCCTAACGCGAGTGCTTGCATAAATTGGCTGCATGCTAAGCCTGTTGCTTCAGTGGTGTACGTGTCCTTTGGAAGCGTGGCAGAGCTTGGAGTTGAACAAACGAGGGAGCTAGCTTGGGGCTTGAAAGGAAGCAATTGCTACTTCTTATGGGTTGTGAGGGCAACAGAGCTGTTTAAGCTGCCTGAAAATTTCGTGGAGGAGACAAAGGAGAAGGGTTTAGTGGTTACATGGTGCCCGCAACTGGAGGTGCTAACACACGAGGCAATAGGGTGCTTTCTTACACATTGTGGGTTCAATTCAGTTCTTGAAGCTTTGAGCCTGGGAGTTCCAATGGTGGCAGTGCCGCAATGGTCAGACCAGCCTACCAATGCTAAGTATGTTGAGGATGTGTGGAAAATGGGTATAAGAGCTAAGCCTGATGAGGAAGGAATTGTGAGAAGAGAAGTGGTGGAGGTCTGTTTAAGAGAAGTGATGGAAGGAGAGAAAGCCAAAGAAATCAGGGACAATGCCAGGAACTGGAAGAGATTATCTAAAGAAGCAATTGATGAAGGTGGAACTTCGGACAAAAATATTGATGAATTTGTAGCTGCATTACTTGGAAAAACTATATTAGGAAATTGTGATTTCatatag
- the LOC122721371 gene encoding putative uncharacterized protein YER190C-A gives MAMPNSCRDKRNRFPNNLNPIVPVGTSLGISLGKFVGASVGTSLGISLGKSVGASVGTSLGASVGTSLGVSLSLCPAECMAMVGSGSGSDLGGGGGDCVLGRFWPWPEEVVASGSSSLAGFTVGAIVDGGGGVLCRFFCRRYV, from the exons atggcaaTGCCGAATTCCTGCAGGGATAAGCGAAATCGCTTCCCCAATAACCTAAATCCAATAGTGCCTG TGGGCACATCACTGGGCATATCACTTGGCAAGTTCGTGGGCGCATCAGTGGGCACATCGCTGGGCATATCACTTGGCAAGTCCGTGGGCGCATCAGTGGGCACATCGCTGGGTGCATCAGTGGGCACATCGCTGGGCGTATCACTTTCTTTGTGTCCTGCGGAATGTATGGCAATGGTGGGTTCTGGCTCTGGCTCTGATCTCGGCGGTGGAGGTGGCGACTgtgttcttggccgtttctggcCGTGGCCGGAGGAAGTGGTGGCTTCAGGTAGCAGTTCGCTGGCAGGGTTTACCGTTGGGGCTATTGTGGATGGTGGTGGCGGCGTTCTTTGCCGTTTCTTTTGCCGGCGATATGTCTAG